The Candidatus Thorarchaeota archaeon sequence GTATGGATGAAGTGGGTCCTCGTAGATTGAGTCCTTGTCTGCGAGCTCGATGATTTGCCCCAGATACATGACGGCTATTCTGTCGCACACGTGTCGGGCCGTGGCAAGGTCATGTGAAATGAAGAGGTACGTGAGGTTCAGTTCTCTCTTGAGGTCCATCATCAGCTCTAGGATCTGTGCTTTGATTGATACATCGACCATTGCAACTGGCTCATCAGTGACCACGAACTCTGGATTCACAACGATTGCACGACCGAAGACGACTCTCTGTTTCTGTCCGCCGCTCAGCTGGTGTGGCAGTCTGTTATAGAATGACGCGGCTGGTGATAGTCCTACTCGCTCCAGCACCATCTCGGCCCTGGCCTTCCGCTCTTCAGGTGTGCCCATGTCCTGAAAGCGTAGAGCGTCAGCTATCGCATCACCAACACTGAGTCTTGGGTTCAGAGATGATGTGGGGTCTTGGAACGTGAACTGAAATCGTCTTCTCATCATTCTGAGCTTGTCACCCTTGAGACTGGCGAT is a genomic window containing:
- a CDS encoding ABC transporter ATP-binding protein — translated: MKLVEVRELKKYFPLQKGFLTSLFSKEREYVRAVDGVSFHIDKGEVLGLAGESGSGKTTTGRLCVRLEDPTSGQILFDGTDIASLKGDKLRMMRRRFQFTFQDPTSSLNPRLSVGDAIADALRFQDMGTPEERKARAEMVLERVGLSPAASFYNRLPHQLSGGQKQRVVFGRAIVVNPEFVVTDEPVAMVDVSIKAQILELMMDLKRELNLTYLFISHDLATARHVCDRIAVMYLGQIIELADKDSIYEDPLHPY